GGTCTCCGTGGAAATCGCCGTCCTTCGGATCGGCCTTGGACCCAGAAACACCCATATCTCCAGTACGAATGCGTTCGAAAGCCGCCAAAGCCTCGCTCATCAGCTCGCTGATGGCGGAATCCTGCTCGGCCACGGCCTCTTCCAAACCAATCGAATCGATATGCATCGACACACGCTGTATGCCCGGATCGGCGCCAAAACTCAACGCGGCCATCATCAGTCCAACACGCAGATTGTAGTCCGCGCTCATGCGGGCGCGTTCGGCGTCCGTCATATCCACCCATGCGTGGCGGGACACGTCATATTTGGTGGATGGCATCATGGAAACGCCGGCAGAGGTGAAACCGATGGCCATATTGCCGTCTCGGAGACTGCATCGGAAGTCCACGTCGAAGCGGTATGGCAGGCGCATGCTGCGCAATAGTCTCGACATTGTCTGGCGGTATACCCATTCCGAACCGCCTTCGGCTCCGAAGGCGGTACCATCCTCGCCGTCCTTCGTGTTTTCGGCGATGGAACGTCTGGTTTCCGCGGCGATGTCCACCAGGCGCATGACGGCTTGGACGCCGTCATCCTGCTGTGAGTCGAGGATCGCGCCGAATTCGTCGTCCGGTTTCAATGCGATCAGCGCCGGATTTTCCAGTAGCGCCATGTCGATTTGCGCGGCTTCCGCGCGGGTTACGGTGTCTTCTGTGGGCAGCTTGCCGATACGGGCGTTGCGTTCCAGCCATGAACTGACTGCGGCGAAACGGTTGAGGTTGCCTTCGATGTTCAGCGCGCGCAGCGATGCCGAGAACGGCAGTGTGGAATCCCAAGCGAAGAAATAGCAGCCCGAGTAGCTGGACGTGTATAGGTGCAATGGTTCCGCGCCGTGTACTGCTTCGAGCCCTTGGTCTTTGTCAAGGGCGCCTGCCTCGCGCATGAGGTCGGCGAAATAATCCTCAAGTCCGGATGCGCGCATGCCATGGGAGCGTGCGCTCATCGTGTCTCTGATGGATCGGCGGATCGCGCCCATCGGCGCCTCTCGGTTGAGCCTGCGGAAGATGTTGCCCGTGCCGAATCCCACGAGTAGCCCGTTCATTTGCGGCAGCATGTAGGCTGCGAAGAATGCGATGGTGATGGCATCCCTGTATTCCAGATCGAATCGCATGGTTTCCGGCAGGTTGGCACGCATCTGTTCGAGCGTGTAGCGGTTGCCGACTTTCAGCCAGGATGCGAGCCACATCATGCGGCCATCGGGCATGCGTCCCACGACACCGCCTTGCGACGCGCGCACCATCTTCGGCGCGCCGTTTGTCGCGTGTCCGAATCGTGGACCGTCTGGCAGGGTGAGGGTTTCTTCTTTGACGAATATGAATCGTGGTTCCAGATCCTGCACGTCCATTTCGGGATTGGTGCCCGCGAAGACGCGTGCTTTGCTGTCGGCGAGCGCGATTTGCGCGAAGTGGTTGTTGTCGGTGAATAGTCCGATGGAGAAGGCTTTGCCTTGGGTTTGTGGCAGTTGCGCCCAGCCGAGTTGGAGTGTGCTTGGTATGCCTTCGAAGCCTTTGATGATGTGTCGTTTGATGAGTGGGTTGAGTTTGATGGCGTTGCGGGTGAGTTCATCGACGATGTCGTCTGGCGTGTCGAGGGCTTTGCCGAAGGGGTTGGCGTCGGCGGTGTTGTGGGGGTGTTTGTTGTGGTTGATGAGTTGTCGTACCCCTTGCATGGCGTGGTTGAGCATGGTCCGTCCTTGGTGTGGATGGTGTGCTGATGGCGATGCTGGTGTGAGGTGTGACATGTGGGCCATTCTTTCAATTCAATGCGACATGCAGCCTTTAGAATAAAGTTCGTGACTTTTTCGAAACAGCGTTTTCAGGCGCGTCATCGTGTGTGCGCAGCTATTGTAGCCGCTTTTGTTGTGGTGGTGTTGGTTGAGTGCGTGTTGTGTAATGTGCCGTTTTTCCGCTCGTTGGCGGCGTCGGGTGATTCGGCGGCTGCGTATAACACGTTGGGGCCGGGGCTTGAGCGTCGTGATGACGGGTTGTTGGAGGTTACTGATCCGACGCAGGCGTATTTGCAGGTGGCTGCGGATGGTTCGTCTGAGTATGTGCGGATCGTGCCGGTGTCCGATGAGGTTATGGGTGGTGTGCCTGCCGGTTCGCGCGTGTTGCGTACGGTGCGTGTTCGTGCGGATGCGGATCGTGTGGCTGGTTCGTTGTGTTCGGTGTCGTTGGATTCGTCTCGTTCGTTGTATGTGAGGGCTGCGGCCGGTCGTACGGTGCGCGTGCAGGTGGTGGAGCCGAAGGGGTCATTGATTCCGTTTGATGCGGTTCGCGCGAATGTGCGTGTGCCGTTTTCGGTGAGTCCGTTGCGTGTGGCGTTGTTGGTGTTGGTGATGGTGTTGGTGGCGTTGTGGCGTCCGGGCTCGCGCCTGTGGAAGGTGCCGTTGAATACGTCGAGTGTGCGTCAGCGTGTGACGTTGGGCGTGTTGTTGACGGTTCCTGGGTTGGTGACTGTTGCGGCGGTGGCGTGGCAGTTGGTGTCTGCGGTGCCGTTGAGTTTTCATACGGATGGCATGTATACGTATGATTACGATCAGTATGATCATGTGGCTCGGGCGTTGCTTAATGGTCATGCGTGGCTTGATTTGGATGTGCCCGACGCGTTGCGCGATGCGGATAATCCGTATGATGTGACGACTCGTCAGCAATTGCTTGCCGATGGTGTGAGTCCGGTGTATTGGGATTATGCGTTTTTTGATGGTCGTTGGTATTCGTATTTTGGCGTGGTGCCGGCGTTGCTGTTGTTTGTGCCGTATCGTGCGATAACGTCGTTGTGGGTTGATGGTGGTCTGATGATGCCGTCTGGCGCTGCGGTGCCGCTGCTGATGTTTGTTTTTTTGGTGTTCGCGTGCCTGTTGACGATTCGCGTGATCGAGCGTGTGCGTCCGCATGTTTCGCTGGCTGCGGTCAGTATGTTGTGCGTGTTTGTGGTTTTGGCGTCGAACGCCCCGTACTTGTGGTATCGGACGAATTTTTATTCGGTGCCGATTGCGGCGTCCTTGTTGTTGAGCACGTTGGGCTTATGGCTATGGATGGGTGCGGCGCACCCGAACGCGGCCGATGCCGGTGGCGATGGTGGTGCGAATACGGTCGAATCGTTGTCGCTGCCTCGTTTGGCTGCCGGTTCGGTGTGTATTGCCGCGAATGTGGGTTGCCGTCCGTCGTTTGTGGTGGTGGCGTTCGCCGCGTTTCCGTTGTTCTGGCCGCAGATTCGTGCGATTGCCAAACAGTTGCGTGATGGCGTGTTCGCTTCTGGCGCGCATGGGCGCGTCTGCGCCATGTTGCATGCGTTGCGTGCGCCTTTGGCCGTGCTGGTGCCCGCATTGGTTGTGGTGGTGCCGTTGTTCGCCTATAACATGGTGCGTTTCTCCTCGCCATTCGATTTCGGTTCGTCATATCAGATAACGGTCACGGATATGACGAGCTACCATCAGTCGTGGTCGAATTTCATTTGGACGGTCGCATACTATCTGTTTTTGCCGTTGCGCTGGACGAATATGTTCCCGTTCCTTGCCGTCGACCCCACCCCATTGAAAGATTGGGGGTTCACGGAGGCGATGCCTGGAGGCCTGTTCGTCATGGCGCCTCTCGCATTGGCTTCGCTGGCATGCCCATTCCTACGCCGGCATATGCGCGCTCGTGGTCATGTCGGTATGTGGCGTACACTGACGACGTTCCTGCTGTTAAGTTTGCTGATTGTGGCGCTTGACGCGCGCTTGGGTGGTCTTGGGTGGCGCTACATCGCCGATTTCGGTTGGCTGTTCGCCTTGGCTTCGTTGCCTCTGCTGCTCATTGCGTTGGATTGCGACCGTCCGCGGCTGTGCTGGCTGTTGCGCGTACTGGTGTTGGCGCTGCTGCTGTTCATGTTGGCGGTGACGGTGTTGTCGTTGTTCCTATATGGTCGCGACGACGAGCTGATACGCAATAA
This window of the Bifidobacterium pseudocatenulatum DSM 20438 = JCM 1200 = LMG 10505 genome carries:
- a CDS encoding tetratricopeptide repeat protein, translating into MQGVRQLINHNKHPHNTADANPFGKALDTPDDIVDELTRNAIKLNPLIKRHIIKGFEGIPSTLQLGWAQLPQTQGKAFSIGLFTDNNHFAQIALADSKARVFAGTNPEMDVQDLEPRFIFVKEETLTLPDGPRFGHATNGAPKMVRASQGGVVGRMPDGRMMWLASWLKVGNRYTLEQMRANLPETMRFDLEYRDAITIAFFAAYMLPQMNGLLVGFGTGNIFRRLNREAPMGAIRRSIRDTMSARSHGMRASGLEDYFADLMREAGALDKDQGLEAVHGAEPLHLYTSSYSGCYFFAWDSTLPFSASLRALNIEGNLNRFAAVSSWLERNARIGKLPTEDTVTRAEAAQIDMALLENPALIALKPDDEFGAILDSQQDDGVQAVMRLVDIAAETRRSIAENTKDGEDGTAFGAEGGSEWVYRQTMSRLLRSMRLPYRFDVDFRCSLRDGNMAIGFTSAGVSMMPSTKYDVSRHAWVDMTDAERARMSADYNLRVGLMMAALSFGADPGIQRVSMHIDSIGLEEAVAEQDSAISELMSEALAAFERIRTGDMGVSGSKADPKDGDFHGDPSRPVAPRSADMGVDGVNSEDTDDALNSQFEDLMRDIDFDEVTFAVPDEIADDSSSMDDGSAQGVHDGALDAGLIGFGDFDGNGDDPLSQLRKNPTVRNLVTVTFTRSEFMERLGECGLSDPTGTYRMFDAEMDVDGLGALKPVDATFDLRDSRFSPSGSQEEPELSDAIFDHDTAQLFGCRDMSGLSIQRVDLLQRAVGEFHRIAQDSHLESVAKAKQAMDVINTIADPELTSLAPQVTSALIDGKDTPDFSFRLADELDAERIKARDLLFSGQVDQSVELAEAALERMDRLFASNPGVPRYFNSYAERVIYNRMFATEGERTVLIPDNLFYAHMELADVLAQVKGVKAALPHLNAMVRYAPAYPLSHLKLAVQLARAEDWDPARAACLNALHVALDREDASFAYYRLAYAEWMCDHFDIAAAAYIMSEEIAPGRIAMLESELQELIGRAQSQCIPVPTDVPEAMHVLTQAGLPVWPNTQVASLVRKAARVCVDEGMFVPARTLSVAASRMDDEERDGADVVQMQFLRSLNN